The DNA segment ACTTTTGTTCTCTTAAGCAAGCCAATGAAGGTTCATTTATTTGTTTGAAATCATTTGTACTTCTTTCTTCATTATGTTTGatctatatttttgttttgttttctctgTTTTCAAATAGCAAGTCCAAGTTGCGCATATGCTTGAAATTGAGTCTATATGTTATGCTTCTGATTCATGGCATGTGGTCCATTTTTATGTCCTCTTTCAGGCTGAGCTAGAGGAATCAAATGAGAAGGAAGGTCCTGAAATCGATGATGCTCAAAACACCATTGCTGAAGTTGAGAAAGTAGTTGGAACTACTGAAGCTTAGCTAGGTAGTTTAACCACTGCTTTTGATGGTAGAAATTGAACTTGTATTACATAGCTTCCATCTCTCAGAAACAACCGTACATGGGGATAGGTTATGAAACTTGTTTAACAAGATTTAATCTTCTCTAGTTATGTGCTGTTGAACATTTGAAAATGAATGAATATGACATCTTCTATAAGCCTCATAACTATGCATCATTTTCCAAGtgttttttcaatcaattatgTTACATTTACATAAAAAATCTGCTACCAAATCATATGCTAATATATAAGGCTTttaaccaaaataataataagccTATAGTCATTAACCTCATACTTGTTTGGGAACTTACATGAAAGTGTTATGATAATTTATTGAATGATGAATCTTGTGGTTGGTACCACCAATTATTGAGCCAACCTTATGATTAATAGATATAATAGCAAAAGATGCACAGGTTGGTGATTCAATGCTCTTGTCCTTCATATGGGGCATTGCTTTGTTTGAGTTCATGTAGCATCTCATAGATGTCAAGTATTTAGAAATCTTATTCTCTTACAAACTTTTATGGActaatcaataattttaaaactctTAATAGTAATAGTTAACTGATAGGCCAAGGTTTCATTCATTTCATCCTTGAAAGGAAGAATAATGATTTGTCAATATATTATTACTACAAATGAGAAAATAACTCTTAATATTTTGTGATCATACCTTACATAAAATATATTAGGGCATAGCCAAAAGTAAAATGGATTTGATTCTTCATCTAATTCATAAATTCCAATTTACATTGCAAAGAACTGAACTAAGTTGTTTTTCCTTGCTTCTTTCAACATCAACTAGCTGGAATGTGAGATATAAAACAAcccaaaaaagataaaagtcaAAAGTCAAACCCTCAATAGTCAAGGCTAAGTGCACTTTGAGACCTCCAGTGCCTTGCTTTCTCAAATCCATTAGCATAGTTCTCAAAATCATCAATGGTTTGGTCAATTTCTTCTTGAGTGTTCATAACAAATGGCCCAAATTGAACCACAGGTTCACCTAGTGGTTCACCTCCAACaagaatgaacctaagttgcttaGAAGATTTGTTCCATGCCTCTAATCCATCACCATAACCAAGAAGAAGAATGTGGTGTGAGCTTATAGGTTGAGACTTTTGGTTTCCAAAAATACCCTCTCCTTCCAAAACATACACAAAAGCATTCCAAGATTTTGGTATAGGTTGTTGCAAGTGTGAACCAGGTTTGAGAATGAAGTCCAAGTACATTGTTGGTGTTCTTGTGTAGATTGGAGACTTTGTACCAAGTGCTTCCCCTGCTATTACTCTAACCTTCACACCATCTTTCATAGCTTCTGCTATGTCCTTGCTTAATATTTCTTGATACCTTGGTTCAACCCTAAGATTAGCAtaacaaagaaagataaaaaccaAAAGTTTAATTAGATTTCGGATTAGAAATAGTTATTCAATTCAACTGTAAATTAAAGGTAGATAAATAACAATCATGTTACACgtacaaaaaataatcagatATCAAATCAGTTATCTATATAAAATGcatattaaaatacaaagatgcatattaaaaatgagttaaacaaCACATTTATCTATACTCaaatatatagtaattaattttttttttgtgcatatagttttttttggataaaaaattCTCAAATCTCCTACAAATACAAATATTGATTAGATTACAATGCATAATAATCAAATTCAACTCTTAAAGCATAACAAGCACTACTTCCTAGACATtaatgaaaaaaacaaaaacacttgagtttattatgttatattatattagGGTGACTCTAAACCACATAGATTTGAAGTTCCATATTCCATATCTCTTATGAGTGAGAggcacattatttaatatttatggcTTATGCTGGCCATTGGGTAAACTTGCATAATTTGGTGCTCTATGCAAAAAAGCACTTGTAGGAAAATGGTCcatgatgatgaagaatcaTGAGATAGATAAAGCAAAGCATGTCATAGAGGAATAAGGCATATATTGACTCCcccaaaaaaacaaacaaataaataagtttagaATAAAATTTGACTTTCCAAGGAGAGAGTGGGAATCCCCTTTTTGCCTTATTCATATTTGATGGTAAAGCATTATCCAAACAAAATGATGATCATCAAGGTGACGCATAAAATACGTCATCTATTAATTCCATGGGACCAAGGCTAATAAGGTTGTCACATAAACATAATAGTACTAtttcagaaaaaataaaaataaaaagcccATAATAACTACCTGATGTATACCCTTCATTTagatttagatttttatataaaaatatatatattgaaagttCAAAATATTGCTAAAGATGGAGTAGGTAGGGTTCATATTTAAGATACACAATATTAGGTTGTAActaaaataattcaatttaGAATTATGCACTAAACTATTAAGTAGTAGTTATTTATTTTGCATGACTTACTTAGATCATATATTTAAgagttcaattatttttattaatatgatatttacataattagatacacatataaaattattttatattaatagtgtataaaatcaaattcatatgTTATTGCATAATAAACCAAATTTAAGGTATAGTGAACTTACATTTTGTTTTGTGAAGCAAGATTGATCCATAGCTGAAGACCCTTTTGAGTTCCTTGAGAAGCAGGCATTTCTGAATGAACTATTCCTCTCCCTGCAGTCATCCATTGCAAATCACCAGCTTCAATTGTTCCTTTATGCCCTTCAAAATCTTCATGTGTTACAGCTCCctgaattaaataaataataataataatgtacaCAAATTAATTAACACAATTTCTATAGGTATTAATTAGGTGAGGTTTATAGCACAACTTCACAAGCATGTGTGAACCAATGTAGCATTTACACACCCTATAACTTTAGGTGCACTCAAGAATGGTGGTTGGGAATttagaacaaaaatatttaaataaaacatgATATCTAATAAGTGGGGTCACTCTTGTCATTTCATGTTTATGTGACTTGTAACCATTGGTGAAATTAAGAGAGTCTTTGATGATTTTGTTCTGGAGGGCACTAACTAAAATGGTTAATTTCATATTAATGAATCATTAATATACTTAATCacttatatatatttcaaaCCTTGAAATTATGTTGATCTAAATCTATAATGGCCATTATCTTATGCAATTGACTTTGTGTTAATACGTTtcaaaatgataattaatttggGCAAGGTGAGatacttaaaaattaaatgtataaaCAATATATCTGAatatattgatttttaaatGTAACATTTTTAGtcgtacactaaaatcagccactaaaatcagttactaatatatttgtataaatatatgtgtagtttaatttattttcaatgtgtatttatatcttaacatgtattttatactgataactgactttggtggctgattttaatGTACACGTAACATAATCGTATTTTTATAATCAAGCAGCATTGAATGAAGAAAACTAAATGAATAATTCAAAATTTGCTCCAACCTGTAACATGTATGTGACAGTCTCAAAGCCTGTAAAAAGAAAACACCCCACAAAGGAAAATGGAGTCAgaatataagaagaagaaattaagatttttctgaaagaacaaattaattttttttaatgacacATGATAAAATCTAATTGATATAAACCTCTGTGTGGATGATCTGGAAATCCAGCAGGAGCAGTGACTGAAACATTTCAAAGATTTTCACATTCTTTAGAAAACAGAACAATGATTAAttgatcatcaataataataaaaaaatcaaattaaagaacttatttaattatatctgattgatcatcatcatcatcatcatcatcacctgAGAATTCATCCAATACAAGGAAAGGATCAAAGTACTTGAGCTCAAATCTGAtccaacaaaaattaaaacccAGATAAGCAATTAGTCCAAATAACTCAAATTTAAAATGTGTTCCAAATTTtcatcaaaaacataaaaattattattgatattctTACCTTCCAATGCTTCTTCTAACAACAGCTCCAACACCTTCATGTTGAGGTTTAGCCAAGAATTTTCTTGCCACAAGACGAGGCTCTTTGATTTTATAGTTGTTATTAACAAACTCTTGTTGTGTCATGTTTTGTGATCAAAAGCTGCAATGCAAAGaactttataataaaaaataaatacgtTGTATGGTATATGGTATAAgatatttgaaagaagaaaaaaatatatgaagacAAAGAAGGTTTCaagtatatatagagagagattCACTATTTGGAAAGTCaaactcaaattaaattaaaaccaaaACGTAGGTTTTTATGTGTGTGTTTTTGTTGGTTGCCAAATAAGacccacatatatatacatgaaaATTAGAGAGGTTTTTGCATGACGTGAGCATAACGCACTTATGATGTATGTGTGGCTCacaataattattaattcaGAACATTCATAATCTTTTTATTTCCCTTTACATGTCATATTGAATTTGGTTATATTATTATTCCATTCAAACTTGGGAATTTTTTTGATAGGTTAGAGATTTATCTAAGTAATAAAGACTTTTTTAAGTGTTTACCCACACATGCAATTttcgaaagaaaaaaattgccatatttatttagataaattgtaattttttcttacagtatttttttaaatatattcaaagatttaaatatatactggatcaaagtaaaaaaaaaataataatttgtctACTATTTGATTGGATTTAATGTTGGTTAGGCATGTATAATTTAAAATCCAACTGAAAATCACATATTTGATGAAAAAGTTAATTTTCATTcacttttttaatataaaactaTTTAGATTATTATCTATCCAATTtggtatataatatttttctaaaaaatatattttttattatatataatttatgaaaaatattttttattatttttaaaacttgaaccaaagaatttttattaaaatataaaaaatttagtatcttaactaatttcatatttataaatattgcatatatttaatttataaaaaagtataTTAATAAACAGATTgcattagttattaatttattatagtaGCAGCCATGTTTAAAATTAGACCTCATTAATTATCAGTGTACAACAGTTTACTTTATATAAATTAACCTGAACATAAAAGTTAACAaactaaactaataaaatatctttaatcTTGGTTGAACTTATGGCTATACATCATTTGGCATGCACGTTTCGTAatcccaaaaaataaaaaaacaaataaaaaaataaaactctcTTGACTTGTGACTTGTTTTAACAACCCTCTCTCACTTTTTCATTCTGTTCAAATTTAGAATTTTGGTATTAAAATGCTTTTCGTGAATCAGAAGCTTAATGGCATATGGGACTAACACATGGAgacaaagagaaagagagaacgAAAATTTGTACTGGATAATTGAATATTTATAGGGTAAAGTATATattttgtctctaaaatttggtaaaatttttaaaaatatctctaattttttttttataattttgtctcaaaaattttcgatttgtaTTAAATGTACCGTCAAcgactaaattttcaaaaaatttaagaccattataacaataatacataaaaattatgcttgatttgcttATCTTGAGTGTTATTCTtatgaaattattgttgaattggtcttaaactttttaaaagatTAGCCGTTAGatgtatatttgatacaaataaaaaacttttgggataaaattaaaacaaaataacacttaggaatatttttaaaatttttgtcaaattttaaaaacaaaaaatatattttaccctaTATTTTACAATTTGAAAATGATAGATggtaaaatttaataatttaatgataTAGATATAcataattatgtaaaaaaaaaagatatttatgataaaaattcttacaaataaattactataaaatcttaatttaattAAGGAATTATGAATAATCTATGATTTGTTATTCGAGGGAAGTTTTGGGAGGTGATGTTCCCACAAAATAATGTCATAATTATTGTGACATATATATTAACGAAATTAAATAACCATGCTGATCTatcacacatatatatataaatatcttcTTAGTCACATCTTTCATCATCAACATCTCAGCAACTCATGTGAGAGTTGGAAAAATTATTGCCTAGTTTGTATTGTGTGAATGATTAAAAATGCAACAACGAATTTGGATCTTaaccacaattttattttaaattagaataaaatttctcatttttttcaattaatatagaaaaatgtgattttttgtatcatataatattattttttacatatattttttatttctttaaaaatatataataaaaaatcacgCTTTATCTGGAAGAAAAATCACTATGACTATAGGAAAATATGAGTCACCTTCGGTGATGGTtccacccaaaaaaaaaataaaaataaaatgaagataggtagtaaaaaaattatttcataaaatgGTCTCATCATCACTTGACTGTAATgtgcttcttttttattttttaatgttaaaaacgtgattttacaatttaatttattttatgtaggtagcaatttctaaaaattatttttaattagaaattatttgttgagtttttttttaaaaaaaaaactgaatattataataaaaatattttttttttagaaaaaagggTTGAGAGTTGAAACTAACACACCCAATAtttcaattcaaattcataatgaAGGAAGCTAAGGAACAAatcacatatattaattatatataaatgattttttttttcataatatcttatcgtttaacaaattaaaaattaatctatcataaatttaaattttatttaaaaaattaattattagctaATACTTACTTAGAtaagacaaaatttaaaattttaatatttatttaaatagacgAATAAATTGATCATTcgattaatcaaattaattgtaTATAAATGATTTAGTCCACAATTTATGCACGTTGCGGCACGCAAGTACTTACTACTCAAATGCTTGTTTTTTCATTTCAATACTTAATTGATTAGCGGTGTGAAGAgttctatatatattaatatgagATATGTATGGTTATTCAAAacttaaattagaaaaatagatACTTCATTCATGGTCAAGAAAGTTTGGGAGGTTTGTTCCCACTTAATCAATGTGGCAGTTGTGGGATTCATTCTTAGCATTTATCCACCTCAaataaacttttatattttccttttttttgggGTGAAGATTACAGGTTATTACATCATATATATTAAGGATCTAAATAGTAACGATATCTGAGTtgttaaagttttttttttctcttttctaaaAGAAGGATATAAAAGGATATAAAAAGCATATTGATTTTTAGGGGCGTTTATGGATTGGATCATATCTGCATACAGTAAATATTTGTACTCAATCTAAAATTATGGATACGATCCAATCTGCATATTGATCGGATCAAATAAGATCTGATCCGCACCTTTTATGGATCGAATCAtgaaattattattcatatattgtattattttatttttgttatttataacaagtttgattaaaaatattttaaaaataaataaatttaaaaatataaaagaaatatttttattgaattttttacatgaaaatataattaaaaagaaaagattcaattatgtagatatatccgatatccgatcAAATCTGTATATTTACAGATCGAATCCGACACTAACAAGTATAAATAtcatatttgataaaaaatatgtgGACTGAAACAAATTTTCGACCATATCCAATACAATTCGATCGACATAACTCTATTGGTTTTGAGGTCAAAACTTCGAAATTTGTTGATTCGTATTTGGTAATgggattttttatttgttattatttaatgatatatttgataaattagtACACtgcttatattatattaatcatTGTTATAAGAATTTGATTAATTTGTATTTACTGTTAGCgtacaaatattttatacgAACAATTTAGAGAACTAATATTTTTTGGCaacattaatttatttttttgaaattattttgttaattttaaattataaatttttaactctaaattctaaattttaaatcttaaatcctCCAAAAATACaacttttagaattaaaaaagaaaaataaaatattgactaactaaaattaatttttttatttttctattttaaagtatttgattccataaaaaaattagtattattAAACACTTGTTATGGTTGTTAAATTCTTTTATACaagtattttagtaattaactaTGCAAAATGGACACAAAATACCTACTACTAGATCATTCATTCATATAGAatatatatctaaatataaaatacatattaaaataaattaattaatatatacatttatacaaattttacaattaatttttatgtgtatatagtaattttatttaatgatatttacaattttaatttctataaatCAAAGTTTCGGACCACACATTATTTGCATAAGATAGAATAGCAAAAAATGGAAAACAACAACATATTTTTGTTGTGTATTCTCTTAGTCTTAATTACAAAACGCCAATTTACTTTAATCTTATCTATTCAGTAGTTTTCCATTTAATAGACATacgtattaatattattatctacCATATTTATTAGCACTAATCCAATTTAgtttctaattaaaaaaaaaagtaattgtaGTTACCTTCCATGCAAAATGGGTAATCATCAAATTAAAGGAGGTTTCGTGTGATAACATAAATTGATTAAATTCAAATCCAATTTAACTGAATGACATCATTCTAACAAAAGCATGACGCAAGTAAAAATAAATCTCAATTCTAACGAAAGCATGACAGAGAtaacttttatttgttttatttatgttttggcTATTTTTATCCTAAACATATGTTAAAAAACAAAAGTTTATGGTTTGTGTAtcattatatgttattttataaaaattggaaaattgcagattaataatatatgtactttatttttttatttttttggtttacatcatcatttttttaatcaatatatCATACCAGTATATTTTCTATCAACTAAAACTACAAAATTATTTGCATACTATCTAGTTGCTTTTAAGTTAATAATTTCAACCCTTATCATTTGTCAACGGATTTTgcagttaataaattaaatagagaaagaatacattttatttttaatataatacgATAAGTGAATAAACACATAAAGAATTATTAGAAGgaattctctcttttttttttcatttgatgTTATAAGTTAGGGGTGAACGCGGATTGGATATAGTCAAAATTTCGATCCGATCTGTATTAAAATCATCAGATCGGATCCAATAACCGTAGTTTTTTAGTTTGGAGTGCAGATCGGATATCGAATATATCcgcaaaatacaaaaatatttttaaaaacatatttttattagaaaaatatcaataaaattaattttttctattcttttaaatatgtttactcttaaaataatattaaacatatttttcttacataataaattaaaataatacaatatatatgataattattaattgaaataaaacataaaaaaaatatttacttatttatttctttatttttgcggaTACGCGAATATGCAGATACATACACAAAATCTGTAATCTGATCCGATTAGTGCGCGAATCTGATCCGATCCGATAGCCTTGCGATCGAATTCATAtatttttggatcaaatttgGATAAATACCGTGAATATGCGGATCGAATCCGATATCCATGAATACCCCTGTAATGTAATCTAAGTATGATATGTTATCACTATATATACTATTTAagtaagacaaaaaatatattatatattatgaatgacatttttttatctaaaaagtTAATAATAccataatatttaatttatataatacttAGGATTTTAAAGTCCtacattatttaaaattgaaaatctaATGagataatttttatcatttaaattattagatTTTGAGGATACATCCGATAGCttgattttaatgaaaaatattatattatatatacggATATACCATTTTTACATACACTATCTTTCTTATACACCTTCTACttttgatattaattaaaagtaattggaaaataaaaaattgtctatataacaaaaaaatactatatgtatattcaaaatattcaaatttatttgaaaaaagaaaaaaaatgtattcTACTACGATATAATATGTCTGTATAGATAGATTTAGctagaaacacaaaaaatttagatttattcctatttgtacttattaaaattttttgaaatcaaaattgcaCTTTTTTTTATCCGATAAcggtttattataaaaaaaatattattcttttgttagatataaattttatgtttttttctaTGATCATTAAGCACTTTAAGCATCATTTaacttttctttgaataaaagtTTTATTTCCTTCTGTAAAAAAATGAAGTTATCAAATTTCATACTCTAAACTATACACAAGATCAAATCGTTGAATCCTTATCAGGTGAGAACAAGTTCATGAAGTCGTCAAATCCTTATCTGGTTAGAACAAAGAGTGTATAAACTATACACAAGTATTATTAATCTTTATTTAGAACTAAAATAAACCAACTTAATTTATAGAATATAATATTAACCTTCCTTGTAACGTGGTATGTTTTACCCATGATTTATTCAAAGGAACATAATGGAGATTATTGGAGAGGAATATAATAAAGCAAATGTCCCATTCGTATAAAGTTAAGCTCAAATAtggttttagtttttaatagttgaactaagtttttttttaatatttagaatattttttattttaaataatttattttattttattttattttttattaaaatatttttttgtttcaaaaaggCTCTTTCcttcaatataaaatttttaggtAGTAGTGTAATTAAAAAACTATAATTATAATAGTTAGAGtggtaattataattatttgagtataaaaataatagaagaataaaaaaaaatatttttatatagagTAATATTATGGTAGCTAAACTAATGGTGACTATGCATGATTGTAAGTTGATTAACAAGTAAAAAGATGACATTTGTTACACTTGAAATAGTGTTCATGATTATTCCCCTTACTGTACTGTTTATTGACTGAATACTCCATCCGATCCCTAACAATTATCTCGAAAGGATAACGAGGTttccaataaaaaaaacatccaaTTTGGTctctgatatttttttttttggattgatTAGCTTCTGTGAAAAAAAACAACCTAAATTTTTTTGGTACAGAGGCCTCGTTGTCCTTTTGAGATAATTGTCAGGGGCTgtgttagaattttttttgttaaggaCCTCGTTATCTTTCGAAATAATTGTCAGGactattttgagttttattcACGGTTTATTAGTTGTCTAAATTGGTGCTCTATCTACTTTTTCATTCGTTTAGGTCACTTAAGTCCGTTAGTTAAACTAGAATTCTTTTAAATCTACTTTATTTATAatctataaatttttaatttggacCAGGGACGGTTCTACATACATTGTTGTGGGGGCAAGCGCCCCCACtacaatttagaatttttttgagtagtatatgataataatatttatttgctcccattagattattaaatttgaccccACAATAAATTTTTACTCAACTTTTGGTACTTAatcatcaatttaaaaattttatattagaaattCGTTAGAATgtatattagatattttaaaggctaatcatattttacaataacaaaatataatcatGACAATAATCATGCtatatgtacataaaaaataattatttgtataaaatatatattaaaatataaaatacacattaaaaataagttaaacaatacatatatttatacacagatatataataattaataaataatttaatatttaattttttatatacatatattatttttattataaaaataattatgatgttatataaattttgcccCCACTACCAAAATTTTCTGGATCCGTCACTGATTTGGACCATTTATAATTAGCCTAATGAGTTAAATTGATTGTTCcacttattcttttattttatttgttgaaaattattttaacaaaaaatattatttttaagctaaaaacttaaacaaataaaatttctcTAGTTGATAGATTGtgcttttaagataaaaaaagggtaataaatactttttttaatataaaatataatttaaccaGACCGCTCATGGGCTATCTCATTTAacatctcatttttttaattaatcg comes from the Arachis duranensis cultivar V14167 chromosome 7, aradu.V14167.gnm2.J7QH, whole genome shotgun sequence genome and includes:
- the LOC107496370 gene encoding pirin-like protein; translation: MTQQEFVNNNYKIKEPRLVARKFLAKPQHEGVGAVVRRSIGRFELKYFDPFLVLDEFSVTAPAGFPDHPHRGFETVTYMLQGAVTHEDFEGHKGTIEAGDLQWMTAGRGIVHSEMPASQGTQKGLQLWINLASQNKMVEPRYQEILSKDIAEAMKDGVKVRVIAGEALGTKSPIYTRTPTMYLDFILKPGSHLQQPIPKSWNAFVYVLEGEGIFGNQKSQPISSHHILLLGYGDGLEAWNKSSKQLRFILVGGEPLGEPVVQFGPFVMNTQEEIDQTIDDFENYANGFEKARHWRSQSALSLDY